TTTCTTTTATATCTTTCATTTATACAGGAGAAGCTGACCAAAGTCTTGTTTTGGGATTCTTTTCAGACACACCTACTGAGGAAACACCTCAAAACTGGTTAGGAATGTTTGGAGCTGTGCTTTCTCACTTTCTGATTGAGCGTTGGTTTGGAATTGGTGCATTCTTACTTTTGGTTATTGGTGCAACTTCTGGACTTGTTTTGATAAAAAAATATGAATTAAATAAATGGAAAGAATTATCTATTAGTCTGTTTTTTGTCATTTTTGTAATGAGTTCTATTTTGGGTTATTTGGTCTATATGACCGAAACTCAAACAGCTTGGGCATTTCTTTGTGGTGGCATTGGTTATGCTATTTCTGCACTTTTTGGACAGATTTTTACACCTGTTTTCATTATTGCTGCCTTAGTTGGCTTTGGTTATTTCTTTGGAAAAGACCGTTTGAATATAGAATTATATACGAATTTTTCAGATAAAAAAGACAGAAATAAATATAAGGAACAACAAACTCAAAACCCTGTTCCCTCAGCTGCTGTTGATGCTTTTAAAGAAGTTGAAGCAAGTAAAACACAAACTACTGTACAAGAGAATGATGAAAAACCTAGAGATGAAAAACCAAGTAAAGAGGAAACTAACCCAAATACGGTCACTTCTCCACTAGTAAAAATTGAAGACAAAACACAAAAACAACCTAATGTAAAGATTATAAAAGACAAAAAAGAAAGCAATCAGCCTAAAAAAACATCTTTCTTTGATAAAATATTTGGTCAAAATTCTGAAATAGATAAACAAGAAGAATCAAAACAAAAGGAAAAGAAAGAAACAAATCCATTTGAGAGTACTACTAAAATAAAGGATAACCTTAATAGACAACTTCCTCAAAAAGAAATTAAAAACGAGCAGTTTGGAAAAGAAATCCAGAAAGAAGAACCTGCAACTGATTTGAGAAGCGAAATTGAAAAGGCTAGAGAAGAGGCAAACTCTAAAAATAAATATAATAAGAAAGACGGAAAGAAAGAAGAAGACCCAAAAGACAAAGATGGTTTCTTTATTCCATCAGCTAGAGATTTTGGAATTAATAGTGAAGATAAAGACAATAAAGAAGAGCAAGAAGAAGAAAACCCTTTTGCTATTCATATTCCATCTACCAAAACAACAAGCCAAGAACTTCCAAAAGAAGACACAACAGAAAAAGTAGAAAACACTATACAAAATACAGAAAAAGAGCAACAGAAAAATCAAAACGTCGAAGAGCAGGAAGAAGAAAAACAAGACGAACTAGATTTGGATTTGCCAATGCCTCCATCTGTAAGCCGAGTAAGAGATTTGTATGGTGAAAATGTCGAAGAGTTGATAGAAGAAGAAAATGGGAAACCTCTTTATACAGGAATTACACCTTACAATCCGAATGATGAACTTCCAAAATATGCAACTCCTCCAACCGATTTATTAGATAATCCAGTTGTAAAAAAACATCAAATTGATAAAGAAGAACTTACTGAAACTAAGTTAAGAATTGAACAAACTCTCAAAAATTTCAAAAT
This is a stretch of genomic DNA from Bernardetia sp. MNP-M8. It encodes these proteins:
- a CDS encoding DNA translocase FtsK 4TM domain-containing protein; this encodes MADNSFKKSIFDNQNSSLESEEKILEDGDTQSSTFSFSQKMKDTFSASNPEKQNSTLINLLSAIGIWVFVVLLAVSFISFIYTGEADQSLVLGFFSDTPTEETPQNWLGMFGAVLSHFLIERWFGIGAFLLLVIGATSGLVLIKKYELNKWKELSISLFFVIFVMSSILGYLVYMTETQTAWAFLCGGIGYAISALFGQIFTPVFIIAALVGFGYFFGKDRLNIELYTNFSDKKDRNKYKEQQTQNPVPSAAVDAFKEVEASKTQTTVQENDEKPRDEKPSKEETNPNTVTSPLVKIEDKTQKQPNVKIIKDKKESNQPKKTSFFDKIFGQNSEIDKQEESKQKEKKETNPFESTTKIKDNLNRQLPQKEIKNEQFGKEIQKEEPATDLRSEIEKAREEANSKNKYNKKDGKKEEDPKDKDGFFIPSARDFGINSEDKDNKEEQEEENPFAIHIPSTKTTSQELPKEDTTEKVENTIQNTEKEQQKNQNVEEQEEEKQDELDLDLPMPPSVSRVRDLYGENVEELIEEENGKPLYTGITPYNPNDELPKYATPPTDLLDNPVVKKHQIDKEELTETKLRIEQTLKNFKIDIKRIHAEVGPTVTLYEIVPAPGVKIAQIRNLGDDIALNLSALGIRIIAPMPGKGTIGIEVPNKDREIVPLRTLLEHESFKHSRKELPLVLGRDISNQIFIADLTKMPHLLIGGATGQGKSVGINVILTSLIYKKHPSELKFVMIDPKKVEFSLFSKLEKHYLAHLPNAEPIVTDSVDAVKTLEALCREMDNRYDLLKDGDCRNVKEYNQKFKTHQLLDEQHRYLPYIVLVIDELADLMIIAGKAAEKPIARLAQMARAIGIHLVVATQRPSVNVVTGIIKANFPARMAFRVTSKIDSRIILDTGGAEQLVGQGDMLLSNGSDILRLQCAFVDTPEVERICKHIQDQKGFFAAYPLPEETNFDVGEDEYLAGDELF